Part of the Streptomyces europaeiscabiei genome is shown below.
GCTGGCCGACGCGGGCCTCACCACCATCGAGGCCACCAGCTTCGTGCACCCCAAGTGGGTGCCCCAACTGGCGGACGCGGAGGCCTTGTTCCCCCTCGTCACCGACCTCCCGGTGGATCTCCCCGTCCTCGTCCCCAACGAGCGCGGCCTCGACCGCGCCCTCGCCCTCGGTGCCCGCCGGGTCGCCGTCTTCGCCAGCGCCACGGAGTCCTTCGCCAAGGCCAACCTCAACCGCACGGTCGACGAGGCACTGGCCATGTTCGACCCGGTGGTGACCCGGGCGAAGGCCGAGGGCGACGTGCATGTACGGGGCTACCTCTCGATGTGCTTCGGTGACCCCTGGGAGGGTGCCGTCCCGATCCCCCAGGTCGTCCGGGTCTGCCGCGCGCTCCTGGACCTGGGCTGCGACGAACTGAGCCTCGGCGACACGATCGGTGTGGCCACCCCGGGCCATGTCCAGGCACTGCTCACCGCGCTGAACGAGGCGGACGTCCCCACGTCCGCGCTCGGCGTGCACTTCCACGACACCTACGGCCAGGCCCTCGCCAACACCCTGGCGGCGCTCCAGTACGGCGTCACCACGGTCGACGCCTCGGCCGGCGGCCTCGGCGGCTGCCCGTACGCGAAGTCCGCCACCGGGAACCTCGCCACCGAGGACCTCGTGTGGATGCTGCGGGGCCTCGGCATCGACACGGGCGTCGACCTCGGCCGCCTCGTCGCCACGAGCGCGTGGATGGCCGGACACCTGGGCCGACCCAGCCCGTCCCGCACCGTACGAGCCCTGTCCCACAAGGACGACGAGGGCCACGAGGACCACAAGGAGCAATGACGTCCATGAACCACCGCCTCTCCCCCGAGCTGGAAGAACTCCGCCGTACGGTCGAGGAGTTCGCGCACGAGGTCGTCGCGCCCAAGATCGGCGACTTCTACGAGCGGCACGAGTTCCCGTACGAGATCGTCCGCGAGATGGGCCGCATGGGGCTGTTCGGGCTGCCGTTCCCCGAGGAGTACGGCGGCATGGGCGGCGACTATCTGGCGCTGGGCATCGCGCTGGAGGAGCTGGCCCGGGTGGACTCGTCCGTGGCCATCACCCTCGAAGCCGGGGTCTCCCTGGGCGCGATGCCGATCCATCTCTTCGGTACCCGGGCGCAGAAGGAGGAGTGGCTGCCGCGCCTGTGCTCCGGCGAGGTGCTGGGCGCGTTCGGCCTCACCGAGCCCGACGGCGGCTCGGACGCGGGCGCCACCCGTACGACGGCCCGCCTGGACGAGTCGACAGACGAATGGGTCATCAACGGCAGCAAGTGCTTCATCACCAACTCGGGGACGGACATCACGGCCCTGGTCACGGTCACGGCGGTCACCGGCCGCACCCCGGACGGCAAGCCCCTCATCTCCTCGATCATCGTCCCGTCCGGCACCCCGGGCTTCACGGTGGCCGCCCCCTACTCCAAGGTCGGCTGGAACGCCTCGGACACCCGGGAGCTGTCGTTCGCGGACGTCCGGGTCCCGGCGGAGAACCTCCTCGGCGAACTCGGCCGTGGCTACGCCCAGTTCCTGCGCATCCTCGACGAGGGCCGCATCGCCATCTCGGCGCTCGCCACAGGGCTCGCCCAGGGCTGTGTGGACGAGTCGGTGAAGTACGCGAAGGAACGGCACGCCTTCGGCCGCCCGATCGGTGCCAACCAGGCCATCCAGTTCAAGATCGCCGACATGGAGATGAAGGCCCACACGGCCCGGCTCGCCTGGCGCGACGCGGCCTCCCGGCTGGTGGGCGGCGATCCCTTCAAGAAGGAAGCGGCCCTGGCGAAGCTCTACTCGTCCACCATCGCCGTCGACAACGCCCGCGACGCCACCCAGATCCACGGCGGCTACGGCTTCATGAACGAGTACCCCGTCGCCCGCATGTGGCGCGACTCCAAGATCCTGGAGATCGGCGAGGGCACCAGCGAGGTGCAACGCATGCTGATCGCCAGGGAGTTGGGGCTGACCGGATAGCACTGCGGCCGGAAAGGGTTCGCCGTGTTGGTCCTCCCGCATGGCCGGACGGCATCGGCCGGGTTCTCTGGTGCCGCAGGCGCAGGGCTTCACCGGGGCGGCGGGCGGGGCGGTCGGATACGGCGGCGACGTCCTTTCCGACCGCTGGATCACGATGGCCGAGGCTGTGCGGGCATGCAGGCCGACCGATCAGAAAGGGCAGGAACTGCAGTGGACCGTACGCCGGAGCGGTACCAGCTCGGTGCGCTACCGCCGGGCGATGATGCTGCCGGCGTTTCCATGGACGGGAGGGCCGTCCCCCGTCTGCCCAAGCCTGACGACGAGTGCCCCTTTCTCAACCCGGAGGGCAGGGACGAAGCGCTGATGTCCTCTGGGTAGGTCAGGGACCATGGAGAGTCGCGAGAACGTGACGGATCGCCGCGAGCACTTCTTCGTCCGTGGCGTCGAGCTGTCTGGCGGCTGCCGCGTAAGTGCGTGCATGTTCAGCCAGTTTCGCTTTGGTGTCGGTTGGGCCTGGGGGGGCGACAACCCGGGTGCCAGATCCGCGGCGGCTCTTCACCAGACCGGCAGTTTCCAGTTCGCGGTATGCCCGGACCACCGTGTTGTTGGCTACGCCGAGGTCAGAGGCGAGCTGTCGCACGGGCGGCAGTCTGTCGCCCTGCTGTAGCTGGCCAACAGAGATCAAGTCGGCTAGCTGTACGCGGAGTTGCTCGTAGGGCGGCACCGGGGAAGCGTGGCTCACGCTGACGTTCTGCACTGTCACGGCCGAGCCTTGATGTAGATCTGCGGCAGCAGAAGGACGCTCAGGCAGTGGCCGGCAGTCACTGCGGAGGTGAGGGCTGCGAGGCCCAGCCCCCACAGGGCCACGTTCTGCATCAGGCTCGCGCAGGACGTGTTCAGCACGGCCTCGGCCATCGTCGAGGAGACGGCGAAGAGAGGGGCGGTCACCAGCACTCCCCATGCGCCGACCGCCGCCCGGACCGAGATGCGGCGTTGGTCAACGCTTCCGGACCGGACTGTGACTCGGTGCAGGAGCAGTGCGCAAGCGACGGTACCGGCGGCAAGACCGCTCAGGGCCGGCCAGGCGTAGTAAGGGCCGGGCCAGGGTGAGAGCAGTTGGGTGCCTGCCGGACAGGTGACGGACAGGGCGCGGCCCGAGCGGCCGTCGGCGTCCGCCGAGGCCGTAACTGCGGCGATGGTCACAAGCATCAGCAAGAGACCCGCCTGGACGGCCAATACTGCACTGAGGGACCGGGGCAGATACTCCCGGATCCGGCGTGGCGCCACCTGGGCCACTCGAATCCAGCCGGAACCTGGGCGCGCGGTCAGATCCGCCGCAAACACGCCGGCCATGACACACAGAGCGAACACGGGAAACCCGTACAGCAGATCCACGTCAGGCTCAGGGTCGAACGAGACCAGCGCGTTGACCGCCAGGCCGGTCGCCGCGCCGACCCACCGCACGGGCGTATCGAGCCGCGCCCGCCACGCGGCTTCCGTTCCTGCGGCAGCCGGCATGCTGATCACTTTGCCCTTCCGCCCAGTGTATTAACCATGTGACACAATTATCGACCGAGCCCGAAGCGTGTCAAGGAGTTGACACACTCGATTCGCGGCGAGAACGACCCGGGCCGCCGACCCGAGTTCGGATGGACCAGCAGACAGGCGTCAGCTTCGCCGCTCCCTGACCGCCCGCCTGGCCACCAGAGCGATAGCCGCCCGCACGTCAAGGACTCGCTCACCCCGGGCAGGCGCTCGTGGTCACCGCAGTACCGATGGGCACGCAAGCGACCCCCCGGGCGCCGTCGACCCCAAACCGGAGCCCGCCCAGGCGGGGTGCAACGCACGCCGCTCGCCGACGAGTCGGCCCGGCCGGCTCGATCCCGGCAGCGCAGCCCCGCCGGACGACCGCCCCCAGACAGGATGCGTTCGAATGAAGGCCGGAATCAGCCATGCCGAGCCGACGCCGACACCCTTCCGCCCGACTCGCCGCACACAAGTCGGACGACCGTTTGCCCCATGTAAAGAACAGCCGAGTCGGGTTCAAGCATCCTTCACATTGGCGACACAAGCCACGGGTTTAAGGGCCAGCAGCACCCTGCGAACCCCACCAACCTTCGATTCACAGGTAATTCAAAGATTAGGACAGAGTCGGACCCGGGCATTCCATTCCCTGGAACCACCCCCTGGACAAGCAGTGAGGTTAGGCTAACCTACCTTCGAACTCACCCTCGGGCGGCACTCCGCCCCGTTCGAAAGTAGCCATACACATGTCCAACGCCAGAGCCGCTCACCTCACCCGCCGTGGCATCCTCGCCGCCGGTGGCGCACTCGGTCTCGGTGCCGTCCTCGCCGCCTGCGGAGACGAGGACGCGACGAGCAGCAGCACTGGCTCCGACAAGGAGACGGCTGCCGCCAAGTCCGGTCCCTGGTCGTTCAAGGACGACCGCGGCGTGACCGCCAAGACCGACAAGGCCCCGGCGAACATCGTCGCCTTCGTGGGTGTCGCCGCCGCGCTGTACGACTACGGCATCGACGTCAAGGGCGTCTTCGGTCCGACCAGGACGACGGACGGCAAGGCCGACGTCCAGGCCGGTGACCTCGACATCAGCAAGGTCACCATCCTCGGCAACGTCTGGGACGAGTTCAACGTCGAGAAGTACGCCGCACTCGCCCCCGACGTCCTCATCACCACGCTGTTCGACGACGCCGGCACCCTCTGGTACGTGCCCGAGACCTCCAAGGACAAGATCGCCAAGCTCGCCCCGAGCGTCGGCATCTCCGTGTACGACCGTCAGATGACCGAGCCGCTGCAGCGCATGCTGGAGCTGGCCAAGTCCCTCGGCGCGGACACGGAGTCGGAGAAGATCACCGCGGCCAAGAAGCGGTTCGAGGACGCGGCCGCCCGGCTGCGCGCGGCCGCCAAGGCCAAGCCCGACATCAAGGTGCTCGCGGGTTCCGCCAGCCAGGACATCTTCTACGTCTCCGGCTCGAACCTCTCCATCGACCTGGAGTACTACAAGGCCCTCGGCGTGAACTTCGTCGAGCCGAGCGCCGCCGCGCTGGAGGCCAGTGGGGGCTGGTTCGAGAACCTCAGCTGGGAGAACGTCGACAAGTACGACGCGGACGTCATCATCATGGACAACCGCACGTCGGCGATCCAGCCGGACGCGATCGAAGAGGCGACGTGGAAGAAGCTGCCGGCTGTGAAGGCGGGGCAGGTCATCGGGCGTAACCCCGAGCCGATTCTGTCCTACGACAAGTGCGCGCCGCTTCTCGAGGAGCTGGCCGAGGCGATCGAGAACGCGAAGAAGGTCAGCTGACCGGCGTAGCCCGGCCGCGGGTCGCATGTGGCTGGGGTCGTGGTCCCGCGTCGTGGTGTACGCGATCAAGCTGTGCGCGTTCCGGTACGAGACCGCTGGCGATCTCCGCAGAGGCGGCAGTCCACGAGGCGCCCTGCTGAGGCGGGTTGAACACCCGGTCCGGCGGTGCCACCGTCCCCGACCTGCGGATTCCGGGACCTTGATCGGCTACACCACCCGGCGGGACGCCGTCGTGGCTGGCCGCGCCCACGCGGCGCAGCCGCACATGTCAGCACCCCGCGCCCCTGAGTTGCCCGGGCACGCCCCTCCCACATACGACCCCGCCCCTGATGCAGGAGCCCCCATGACGACGGCCGTAGCCGCCCCCTTCCGTTTCTTCTCTCTTCAGGTCGTGCGGACGGAGCGGCTGGGGCCGTCTCTCGTACGGGTCTCGTTCGCGGGGGACGATCTGAGGTATTTCCACTCCGACGGCCGGGATCAGTCACTGTCCCTCTTTCTGCCGCAGCCGGGGCAGGACGTCCCAGCCATCCCCTTCGAACTGGGCGACGGCTGGTGGCAGGCATGGCGGGAACTGCCGGACGACGTAAGGGCGGTGATGCGCTCGTACACCCTGCGGGGGCTCCGCTCGGACATCCACGGCGACACCGTCGAGATCGACATCGACTTCGTGCTGCACGGGGTGGAGCCGGGGGCCGCCATGCCCGCCGGGCCCGCGTCCCGGTGGGCGTCGGCGGCGCGGGCCGGTGACCGGGTCGTGCTGCTCGGACCCGCCGTCGCCGACAACCGCGCGATCCGCTTCCGTCCGCCGGCGGACACCGACCTGGTGCTGATCTGGGGTGACGAGACGGCGCTGCCCGCCGCCTCGGCGATCCTGGAGTCGCTGCCCGCCGGTACGCGGGCCCGGGTCTGGCTGGAGGTCCACCACGCGGGCGACATCCAGGACCTGGCCACCGAGGCCGACGCCGAGATCACCTGGCTCGTACGGGCCGAGGGGGCGCCGACCGCCCTCGACACCGTCCGTGCCGCCCGACTGCCGTCCAGCGAGCTGCCGTACGCCTGGATCGCCGGTGAGTCGGGCCGCGTGAAGGAGCTGCGCCGTCATCTCGTGCGGGAGCGCGGGATCGACAGGCGGCGGGTGACCTTCGTCGGGTACTGGCGTGAGGGTCTGACGGAGGAGCAGCTGCGGGAGCGCGGCGAGTAGACCGAGTCACCAGAACTACCCGAGCCACCAGAGATACCGGAGCCCGCAAGTCACCGAAGTCACCGAAGTCACCGGAGACACCGGAGACGGTGAAGTGACCACGGTCACGGCCGAGTTCGGGCTCCACTTGCGTTAGTTAGGTTAGGCTTACCTAAGTTGGACGACGTGATGTCACCCCCCACTCACCTCTCCGTCCCACCCGGACCGCCCCGCTCGGAGGACCTCCCCATGCGCTCGCACCTGCTCAATGACACGACCGCGGAGCGGTACCGCCGCACCGTGACCGAAGGCGTGGAGCGGGTGGCGGCCAAACTCGCCACCACCGACCGACCGTTCACCGGTGTCACCGTCGACGCCCTCTCCCCCCACATCGAGAAGATCGACCTCGACAAGCCGCTGCACGACACGGCCGCCGTCCTCGACGAGTTGGAGGACGTCTACCTCCGCGACGCGGTCTACTTCCACCACCCGCGCTATCTCGCCCACCTCAACTGCCCGGTCGTCATCCCGGCCGTGCTCGGCGAGGCCGTCCTCTCCGCCGTCAACTCCTCCCTGGACACCTGGGACCAGTCGGCGGGCGGCACCCTGATCGAGCGCAAACTCATCGACTGGACGAACGAGCGCATCGGCTTCGGTCCGTCCGCCGACGGCGTGTTCACCTCCGGCGGCTCGCAGTCCAACCTCCAGGCCCTGCTCCTCGCCCGTGAGGAGGCCAAGACCGACGACACCGCGAGACTGCGGATCTTCACCTCGGAGGTCAGCCACTTCAGCGTGAAGAAGTCGGCGAAACTGCTGGGCCTCGGCCAGGACGCCGTCGTCTGCGTCCCGGTCGACGGCAACAAGCGCATGCAGACGGTCGCCCTCGCCCGCGAGCTGGAGCGCTGCAGGAACGACGGCCTCGTCCCCATGGCCGTCGTCGCCACCTCCGGCACCACCGACTTCGGCTCCATCGACCCGCTGCCCGAGATAGCCGAGCTGTGCGCGCAGTACGACACCTGGATGCACGTCGACGCCGCCTACGGCTGCGGTCTGCTCGTCTCGCTCAAGCGCCGCGACCTCCTGAACGGCATCGAGCGCGCCGACTCCGTCACCGTGGACTACCACAAGTCCTTCTTCCAGCCGGTGAGTTCGTCCGCCGTCCTCGTCCGTGACTCGGCCACGCTGCGCCACGCGACCTACCACGCGGAGTACCTCAACCCGCGCCGCATGGTCACCGAGCGCATCCCCAACCAGGTCGACAAGTCCCTGCAGACCACCCGCCGCTTCGACGCGCTCAAGCTGTGGATGACGCTGCGCACGATGGGCGCCGACGGCATCGGCCAGCTCTTCGACGAGGTCTGCGACCTGGCGGAGGAGGGCTGGAAACTGCTCGCCGCCGATCCGCGCTACGACGTGGTCGTGGAGCCTCAGCTGTCCACGCTGGTCTACCGCTACATCCCCGAGGCCGTCACCGACCCGGCCGAGATCGACCGCGCCAACCTGTACGCCCGCAAGGCCCTGTTCGCCTCCGGTGACGCCGTGGTCGCGGGCACCAAGGTCGGCGGTCGCCACTACCTGAAGTTCACCCTGCTCAACCCCGAGACGACGGCCGAGGACATCGCCGCCGTACTCGACCTGATCGCCGGCCACGCCGAGCAGTACCTGGGAGAATCCCTTGACCGCGTCGCTTCCTGAACCCGCCGTGAAGACCTACGACTTCATCGGCATCGGACTGGGACCCTTCAACCTCGGCCTCGCCTGCCTCACCGAGCCCATCGCCGAACTCGACGGGATCTTCCTGGACTCGAAGCCGAACTTCGAGTGGCACTCGGGGATGTTCCTCGACGGCGCCCACCTCCAGACCCCGTTCATGTCGGACCTGGTCACCCTCGCCGACCCGACCTCCCCGTACTCCTTCCTGAACTACCTGAAGGAATCGGGCCGCCTGTACTCGTTCTACATCCGCGAGAACTTCTACCCGCTGCGGGTCGAGTACGACGACTACTGCCGCTGGGCCGCGAACCGGCTGAGCAACGTCCGCTTCGCCACGACGGTCACCGAGGTGACGTACGAGGACGACGTGTACGCCGTGCGGACGGCCGACGGCGACGTCCTGCGCGCCCGCCACCTCGTCCTCGGCACCGGCACGCCCCCGTACCTCCCGGAGGCGGTCCAGGGCCTGGGCGGCGACTACATCCACAACTCCCGCTACATGCGGCACAAGCGGGAGCTGCAGAAGAAGAAGTCGATCACCCTGGTCGGCTCCGGGCAGTCGGCCGCCGAGATCTACCACGACCTGCTCGGCGAGATCGACGTCCACGGCTACCAGCTGAACTGGGTGACACGCTCCCCGCGCTTCTTCCCCCTGGAGTACACCAAGCTCACGCTGGAGATGACCTCCCCGGAGTACATCGACTACTTCCGCGAGCTGCCGGAGCCGACCCGCCACCGCCTGACCCAGGAGCAGAAGGGCCTCTTCAAGGGCATCGACGGAGACCTCATCAACGAGATCTTCGACCTGCTCTACCAGAAGAGCCTCGGCGGCCCGCTCCCCACCCGCCTGCTCACCAACTCCGCCCTGAACAGCGTGCGTCACGAGAACGGCACGTACACCCTGGGCCTGCGTCAGGAGGAGCAGGGGAAGGACTACGAGATCGACTCGCAGGGCCTGATCCTCGCCACCGGCTACAAGTACACCGAGCCGGAGTTCCTCAAGCCCGTCCGCGACCGGCTGCGCTACGACACGCAGGGCAACTTCGACGTGGCCCGCAACTACGCGATCGACACCACCGGCCGAGGCGTCTTCCTGCAGAACGCCGCCGTCCACGCCCACAGCATCACCTCGCCCGACCTGGGCATGGGCCCGTACCGGAACGCGTACATCATCCGCGAACTGCTCGGCACCGAGTACTACCCGCTCGAGAAGAGCATCGCCTTCCAGGAGTTCGCGGTATGAGCGGCCTCGACGGTGCGCACTACACCTTCCGTCCCCTCGACCCGCTGAACGACGCCGAGCTGCTGCACGGCTGGGTGACGCACCCCAAGGCGGCGTACTGGATGATGCAGGACGCCAGGCTGGAGGACGTCGAGCGCGCGTACATGGAGATCGCGGCCGACCCGCACCACCACGCCCTGCTGGGGCTGCTGGACGGCGAGCCCGTCTTCCTCATGGAGAAGTACGACCCCACCCACCGTGAGCTCGTCGGCCTGTACGAGCCCGAGCCCGGGGACGTCGGCATGCACTTCCTGGTACCGCCGACGGACACCCCGGTGCACGGGTTCACCAGGTCCGTGATCACCGCCGTGATGGCGCACCTCTTCGAGGACCCGGCCACCCACCGGGTCGTCGTCGAGCCGGACGTGTCCAACAAGGCCGTCCACGCCCTCAACGACGCCGTCGGTTTTGTCCCCGACCGCGAGATCGACAAGCCGGAGAAGCGCGCACTGCTGAGTTTCTGCACGCGAGAGCAGTTCTTCGAGGCCGCCCGAGGAGTAGCCGTATGACCCTGTCCGACGCCGTAGCGCATCTGTCCCCCCACCGCTGGGCACGGGCCAACCGCCTGCTCATCCGCAAGGCCCTCGCCGAGTTCGCCCACGAGCGGCTCATCACGCCGGAGGCCACCGCCGACGGCCGCTTCGAGGTCCGCTGCGACGACGGCTCGACCCGCTACGGGTTCACCGCCGTCCGGCGCGCCCTCGACCACTGGCAGGTCGACGCCGACTCGATCACCCGTCGACGAGACGGCGTCGACCTCCCTCTGGCCGCCCTGGACTTCTTCATCGAGCTGCGGCACTCCCTCGGCCTGAGCGACGAGATCCTCCCGGTCTACCTGGAGGAGATCTCCTCCACCCTCGCCGGCACCTGCTACAAGCTCACCAAGCCGCAGACGCCGGTCGCCGAGCTGGTGGACGGCGGCTTCCAGGCCATCGAGACCGGGATGACCGAGGGCCACCCCTGCTTCGTCGCCAACAACGGCCGTCTCGGCTTCGGCGTCCACGAGTACCTCTCGTACGCCCCCGAGACGGCGAGCCCGGTCCGTCTGGTCTGGCTGGCCGCGCACCGCTCACGGGCGGCGTTCACGGCGGGCGTGGGCATCGAGTACGAGACGTTCCTCCGGGACGAACTGGGCGCGGAGACGGTCGAGCGCTTCGACTCCGTGCTCAGGGAACAGGAGTTGGACCCCGCCGACTATCTCTTCATCCCGGTCCACCCCTGGCAGTGGTGGAACAAGCTCACCGTCACCTTCGCCGCCGAGATCGCCCAGCAGAACCTGGTCTGCCTCGGCGAGGGCGACGACGAGTACCTGGCCCAGCAGTCGATCCGGACGTTCTTCAACCGGTCCGCCCCCGAGAAGCACTACGTCAAAACGGCCCTGTCCGTCCTCAACATGGGCTTCATGCGCGGCCTCTCGGCGGCGTACATGGAGGCGACCCCGGCCATCAACGACTGGCTCGCCGGTCTCATCGACAGCGACCCGGTCCTGAAGTCGACCGGTCTGTCGATCATCCGCGAGCGCGCCGCCGTCGGCTACCGGCACCTGGAGTACGAGGCCGCCACCGACAAGTACTCCGCCTACCGCAAGATGCTGGCCGCGCTGTGGCGCGAGAGCCCGGTCGCCTCGCTCCAGGAGGGCGAGTCCCTGGCGACGATGGCCTCCCTGGTCCACGTCGACCACGAGGGCAACGGCTTCGCCGCCGCGCTGATCGCACGCTCGGGCCTGACCCCGACGGAGTGGCTGCGCCGCTACCTGAAGGCGTACTTCACCCCGCTCCTCCACAGCTTCTACGCCTACGACCTCGTCTTCATGCCGCACGGCGAGAACGTCATCCTCGTGCTGAAGGACGGTGTCGTCGAGCGGGCGATCTACAAGGACATCGCCGAGGAGATCGCGGTCATGGACCCGCAGGCGGTGCTGCCGCCGACGGTCGAGCGGCTGCGCGTCGAGGTCCCCGAGGACAAGAAGCTCCTGTCCCTCTTCACGGACGTCTTCGACTGCTTCTTCCGCTTCCTGGCCGCGAACCTCGCCGAGGAAGGCGTCCTGGACGAGGAGGAGTTCTGGCGCACGGTCGCCGAGACCGTCCGCGACTACCAGCACTCGATGCCCGAACTCGCCGACAAGTTCGCCCGGTACGACATGTTCGCCCCCGAGTTCGCGCTGTCCTGCCTCAACCGCCTCCAGCTGCGCAACAACAAGCAGATGGTCGACCTGGCGGACCCGGCGGGCGCACTCCAGCTCATCGGCACCCTGCAGAACCCCCTCGCGGGCGTGTAGCCCCCGGCACGGCCCCACCGAAGCAGGCGGGCACCTCGGAGTACGGTCCTCCGAGGTGCCCGCCGTGTCATGCGTCCGACGGCGAACGATTTCGACTGCGGGCGAGTGGGGGCTGATCACGCAGTTCCCCGCGCCCCCAAAAAACCAGACCCCCACGAGCCTGAAAGCCCACGGCCCCGCAAGTCTGAGGACCAAGGCCCCCGCGAGCCTGAGGACCAAGGCCCCGCGAACCTGAAGACCAAGGCCCCGCGAACCTGAAGACCAAGGCCCCGCGAGCCTGAAGACGACGGACCCGCGAGCCTGAAGGCCAAAGGCCCTCGGGCCTTATGGCGACAGGCCCGCGGGCCGAAAAGCAAGGGGCGCAGCCCCTGCTTTTCAGGGGCGCGGGGAACTGCGCGAGAAGCCCCGCCGGACCCGCACCCGCCGCCGCACCGAACCCCCGAGCTCTATCGCGCAGACCAGGGCACCGACACCGCACCACCGAACACCCGAGCCCTACCACGCAAGCCAGGGCACCGACACCGCACCGAACACCCGAGCCCTACCGCGCAAGCCAGGGCACCGAAGCCGCACGGAAGAACCCGATCCCGAGCGCCTCCCACCGAGCCCCCTGCGCGGCGAGCCGCACCCGATACCCGTCCCAGCCATGCGTCGACGCCGGCGACCACCCCAACTCCGCAACCCCCGGCAGCCTCGGAAACGCCATGTACTCAACATCGTCCGAGGTCACGATCGTCTCGGTCCACAACGGCGCCTCAACCCCCCGAACCGCGGAGTCAGGAACACCCGCCAGGTACTCCCCCGGATCCCAGTCGTAGGCCCGCCGCACATCCACATACCCCGCCCAGTCGAGCCCCAGCGGCGTGTCCTTGTCGTACTTCATGTCGAGGTAGATCCGGTCGGCCGGCGACAGAACGACCCCCGTCCCGTTCCGCGCGGCAGCCGCGACCCGCTCCTTCTCCTCGGCCTCCGTGCTGTCCAGCCCCCAGTACTGCGCGAGCGCGCCCCGCGCCGGAGTGGCTCCGGTCAGCTGGTGCCAGCCGATCACGGTCTTCCCGTACCTCTCGACGACCGGCTGCACCCGGTCCATGAACTTCGCGTAGTCCTCGTGGCTGGTGGAGTGCGCCTCGTCACCGCCGATGTGCAGATACCGCCCCGGAGTGAGCGCGGCCAGCTCCCGTACGACGTCCTCCACGAAGTCGTGCGTCACATCCTTGCCGACGCAGAGGGAACTGAAGCCGACCTCGGTGCCGGTGTAGAGCGGGGGCGCGACACCGTCGCAGTTCAGCTCGGCGTAGGAGGCGAGGGCCGCGTTGGTGTGGCCGGGCAGGTCGATCTCGGGAACGACCTCCAGGTGGCGCGAGGCCGCGTACCGGACGATCTCCTCGTAGTCGGCCTTCGTGTAGTGGCCGCCGGGGCCGCCGCCGACCTGGGTGGAGCCGCCGTACGGGGCGAGGCGCGGCCAGGAGTCGATGGCGATGCGCCAGCCCTGGTCGTCGGACAGGTGCAGGTGGAGCTTGTTGAACTTGTAGAGCGCCAACTGGTCGATGTAGCGCTTGACCTGGTCCACGCCGAAGAAGTGCCGGGAGACGTCCAGCATCGCGCCGCGCCAGCCGTAGCGCGGGGTGTCCTTGACGGTGCCGCCCGCGATCAGCCACGGACCCGGCTGCACGGAGTCCTTCTCGACGGCGGCGGGCAGAAGCTGGCGCAGGGTCTGGACGGCGTGGAAGAGCCCGGCGGGCGCGCGTGCGGTGAGGGTGACACCCGAGGGGCCGCTCTCCAGCCGGTAGCCCTCCTGGCCGAGACCCGTCTCCCCGGGGGCCAACCGCAGGCGGATTCCAGCCTCTTGGCGTTCGGTCACCGGCAGCCGGTACCCCGTCGAGGGCCGCAGGATCCCCGCGAGGTAGTCCCCGATCCGACGGACCTCGGGCCCGCCGTCCACGACGATGCGGGTACCGCTCGTCAGCCGGTAGGGCGATCCCC
Proteins encoded:
- a CDS encoding beta-N-acetylhexosaminidase — protein: MVGSAQFVDGWRELVVRSHHRSTRLLGALLVVAAGIFAVGAAPVSENAQADTVTIPLGQVIPAPASVRAGGSPYRLTSGTRIVVDGGPEVRRIGDYLAGILRPSTGYRLPVTERQEAGIRLRLAPGETGLGQEGYRLESGPSGVTLTARAPAGLFHAVQTLRQLLPAAVEKDSVQPGPWLIAGGTVKDTPRYGWRGAMLDVSRHFFGVDQVKRYIDQLALYKFNKLHLHLSDDQGWRIAIDSWPRLAPYGGSTQVGGGPGGHYTKADYEEIVRYAASRHLEVVPEIDLPGHTNAALASYAELNCDGVAPPLYTGTEVGFSSLCVGKDVTHDFVEDVVRELAALTPGRYLHIGGDEAHSTSHEDYAKFMDRVQPVVERYGKTVIGWHQLTGATPARGALAQYWGLDSTEAEEKERVAAAARNGTGVVLSPADRIYLDMKYDKDTPLGLDWAGYVDVRRAYDWDPGEYLAGVPDSAVRGVEAPLWTETIVTSDDVEYMAFPRLPGVAELGWSPASTHGWDGYRVRLAAQGARWEALGIGFFRAASVPWLAR
- a CDS encoding lysine N(6)-hydroxylase/L-ornithine N(5)-oxygenase family protein; protein product: MTASLPEPAVKTYDFIGIGLGPFNLGLACLTEPIAELDGIFLDSKPNFEWHSGMFLDGAHLQTPFMSDLVTLADPTSPYSFLNYLKESGRLYSFYIRENFYPLRVEYDDYCRWAANRLSNVRFATTVTEVTYEDDVYAVRTADGDVLRARHLVLGTGTPPYLPEAVQGLGGDYIHNSRYMRHKRELQKKKSITLVGSGQSAAEIYHDLLGEIDVHGYQLNWVTRSPRFFPLEYTKLTLEMTSPEYIDYFRELPEPTRHRLTQEQKGLFKGIDGDLINEIFDLLYQKSLGGPLPTRLLTNSALNSVRHENGTYTLGLRQEEQGKDYEIDSQGLILATGYKYTEPEFLKPVRDRLRYDTQGNFDVARNYAIDTTGRGVFLQNAAVHAHSITSPDLGMGPYRNAYIIRELLGTEYYPLEKSIAFQEFAV
- a CDS encoding GNAT family N-acetyltransferase encodes the protein MSGLDGAHYTFRPLDPLNDAELLHGWVTHPKAAYWMMQDARLEDVERAYMEIAADPHHHALLGLLDGEPVFLMEKYDPTHRELVGLYEPEPGDVGMHFLVPPTDTPVHGFTRSVITAVMAHLFEDPATHRVVVEPDVSNKAVHALNDAVGFVPDREIDKPEKRALLSFCTREQFFEAARGVAV
- a CDS encoding IucA/IucC family protein, translating into MTLSDAVAHLSPHRWARANRLLIRKALAEFAHERLITPEATADGRFEVRCDDGSTRYGFTAVRRALDHWQVDADSITRRRDGVDLPLAALDFFIELRHSLGLSDEILPVYLEEISSTLAGTCYKLTKPQTPVAELVDGGFQAIETGMTEGHPCFVANNGRLGFGVHEYLSYAPETASPVRLVWLAAHRSRAAFTAGVGIEYETFLRDELGAETVERFDSVLREQELDPADYLFIPVHPWQWWNKLTVTFAAEIAQQNLVCLGEGDDEYLAQQSIRTFFNRSAPEKHYVKTALSVLNMGFMRGLSAAYMEATPAINDWLAGLIDSDPVLKSTGLSIIRERAAVGYRHLEYEAATDKYSAYRKMLAALWRESPVASLQEGESLATMASLVHVDHEGNGFAAALIARSGLTPTEWLRRYLKAYFTPLLHSFYAYDLVFMPHGENVILVLKDGVVERAIYKDIAEEIAVMDPQAVLPPTVERLRVEVPEDKKLLSLFTDVFDCFFRFLAANLAEEGVLDEEEFWRTVAETVRDYQHSMPELADKFARYDMFAPEFALSCLNRLQLRNNKQMVDLADPAGALQLIGTLQNPLAGV